The following coding sequences lie in one Manis javanica isolate MJ-LG chromosome X, MJ_LKY, whole genome shotgun sequence genomic window:
- the USP27X gene encoding ubiquitin carboxyl-terminal hydrolase 27, protein MQNGKAPSPMPECSIGKHQRENNWCSPWMLSSHKSISCPRKRARTLHAENRETLESLWVQLSQPPCSLRPGGGHPRSAWPPRRHAQWPPEPCQQGEESPPVEAEEVEEAETGDTAEKAERKVDTAGKVEIAEGPGRRVELKLEPEPEPLREAEQEQKREPRQELEDENPARSVGGGSSDEVPPPTLPSDPPRPPDPSPRRSRAPRRRPRPRPQTRLRTPPQPRPRPPPRPRPRRGPGVGCLDVDFAVGPPGCSHVNSFKVGENWRQELRVIYQCFVWCGTPETRKSKAKSCICHVCGTHLNRLHSCLSCVFFGCFTEKHIHEHAETKQHNLAVDLYYGGIYCFMCKDYVYDKDIEQIAKEEQGEALKLQASTSTEISHQQYSIPGLGEKYPTWETTKPELELLGHNPRRRRIASSFTIGLRGLINLGNTCFMNCIVQALTHTPILRDFFLSDRHRCEMPSPELCLVCEMSSLFRELYSGNPSPHVPYKLLHLVWIHARHLAGYRQQDAHEFLIAALDVLHRHCKGDDAGKAANNPNHCNCIIDQIFTGGLQSDVTCQACHGVSTTIDPCWDISLDLPGSCTSFWPMSPGRESSVNGESHIPGITTLTDCLRRFTRPEHLGSSAKIKCGSCQSYQESTKQLTMNKLPVVACFHFKRFEHSAKQRRKITTYISFPLELDMTPFMASSKESRMNGQLQLPTNSGNDENKYSLFAVVNHQGTLESGHYTSFIRHHKDQWFKCDDAVITKASIKDVLDSEGYLLFYHKQVLEHESEKVKEMNTQAY, encoded by the coding sequence TCCCTTTGGGTCCAGCTGTCACAGCCACCGTGCTCCCTCAGGCCGGGCGGGGGACACCCCAGGTCTGCGTGGCCCCCGCGCCGCCACGCCCAGTGGCCGCCTGAGCCCTGCCAACAGGGGGAGGAGTCGCCGCCAGTGGAGGCGGAGGAGGTAGAGGAGGCGGAGACCGGGGATACAGCGGAGAAGGCGGAGAGGAAGGTGGACACCGCCGGGAAGGTGGAGATCGCGGAGGGTCCGGGCCGCCGGGTTGAACTCAAGCTGGAGCCCGAACCCGAGCCTTTACGGGAGGCGGAGCAGGAGCAGAAGAGGGAGCCGAGACAGGAGCTGGAGGATGAGAACCCAGCGCGGAGCGTCGGTGGCGGCAGCAGCGACGAGGTTCCTCCCCCTACCCTTCCCTCCGATCCCCCGCGGCCCCCCGATCCTTCTCCGCGGCGCAGTCGTGCCCCGCGCCGCCGACCCCGGCCGCGGCCGCAGACCCGGCTTCGTACCCCACCGCAGCCTAGGCCACGGCCCCCGCCAcggccccggccccggcgcgGCCCTGGGGTCGGATGCCTGGATGTGGATTTCGCTGTGGGTCCACCAGGCTGTTCCCACGTGAACAGCTTTAAGGTGGGAGAGAACTGGAGGCAGGAACTGCGGGTGATCTACCAGTGCTTCGTGTGGTGTGGAACCCCAGAAACCAGGAAAAGCAAGGCAAAGTCGTGCATCTGCCATGTGTGTGGCACCCATTTGAACAGACTCCACTCTtgcctttcctgtgtcttctTTGGCTGCTTCACAGAGAAACACATTCATGAGCACGCCGAGACAAAACAACACAACTTAGCTGTAGACCTTTATTATGGAGGTATATACTGCTTTATGTGTAAGGACTATGTGTATGACAAAGACATTGAGCAAATTGCCAAAGAAGAGCAAGGAGAAGCTTTGAAATTACAAGCCTCCACCTCAACCGAGATTTCTCACCAGCAGTATTCAATACCAGGACTCGGTGAGAAATATCCAACCTGGGAGACCACCAAACCTGAGCTGGAACTGCTGGGACACAACCCAAGGAGAAGACGAATCGCCTCCAGCTTTACCATTGGTTTAAGAGGACTTATCAATCTTGGCAACACGTGCTTCATGAACTGCATCGTCCAGGCCCTTACTCACACTCCCATACTGAgagatttctttctctctgaccGGCACAGATGTGAAATGCCAAGTCCTGAGTTGTGTCTGGTCTGTGAGATGTCTTCGCTTTTTCGCGAATTGTATTCTGGAAACCCATCTCCTCACGTTCCCTACAAATTACTGCACCTGGTATGGATACACGCACGGCATTTAGCAGGGTACAGGCAGCAGGATGCCCACGAGTTCCTCATTGCAGCGCTGGATGTCCTGCACAGGCACTGCAAAGGTGATGATGCTGGGAAGGCCGCCAACAATCCCAACCACTGTAACTGCATCATAGACCAGATCTTCACTGGTGGCCTGCAGTCTGATGTCACCTGTCAAGCCTGCCATGGCGTCTCCACCACGATAGACCCTTGCTGGGACATCAGTTTGGACTTGCCTGGCTCTTGTACCTCCTTCTGGCCAATGAGCCCCGGGAGGGAGAGCAGTGTGAATGGGGAAAGCCACATACCGGGAATCACCACCCTCACGGACTGCTTGCGAAGGTTTACAAGGCCAGAGCACTTAGGAAGCAGTGCCAAAATCAAATGTGGTAGTTGCCAAAGCTACCAGGAATCTACCAAACAGCTCACAATGAATAAATTACCTGTCGTTGCCTGTTTTCATTTCAAACGGTTTGAACACTCGGCCAAACAGAGGCGCAAGATCACTACATACATATCCTTTCCTCTGGAGCTGGATATGACACCGTTTATGGCCTCAAGTAAAGAGAGCAGGATGAACGGACAATTGCAGCTGCCAACCAATAGTGGAAACGACGAGAATAAGTATTCCTTGTTTGCTGTGGTTAATCACCAAGGAACCTTGGAGAGTGGCCACTACACCAGCTTCATCCGGCACCACAAGGACCAGTGGTTCAAGTGTGATGACGCCGTCATCACCAAGGCCAGTATAAAGGACGTTCTGGACAGTGAAGGGTATTTACTGTTCTATCACAAACAGGTCCTGGAACATGAgtcagaaaaagtgaaagaaatgaaTACACAAGCCTATTGA